A single Thermoanaerobacterium sp. RBIITD DNA region contains:
- a CDS encoding DUF58 domain-containing protein, whose translation MRNFIYLLSLTIASFLFALFTGGEIIYYIFFALSSLLLLCLLYILAASASVKLHIDVENHVTHVGEKLKYKIKLRNKGFFHILFIVVDDKNPGLLPVTTNLKPFGKKAVKRIFESKRRGIYKIGPVTVKIRDPFGILEIKKTFKTNHKITVYPFIYNIAVKLPAMTAIGNTEVKNRSYEDYTNLSNLREYVDGDSLKKVHWRISAKKQKLYVKEYEYTASNEVYMLWDLDKAHYADDYNGVTDERSAECMLSLAKYCLINDVPVNLVDYETRKILIRGKSIKDFDIFKTSTLSIFPVFSYDFNDFIIRCLKSIPYDSTIAIITPHVDDSTINGLSNIRIHRDLMIFYTDKNLIDQRLRDKLEKLNVKFIQWGVKDASTNKKEVQYI comes from the coding sequence TTTTATTTGCATTATTTACAGGTGGAGAAATTATTTATTACATTTTTTTTGCACTTTCATCCCTTTTATTACTTTGTCTTTTATACATTTTGGCAGCTAGCGCATCTGTAAAACTTCATATTGATGTAGAAAACCATGTTACACATGTCGGCGAGAAACTAAAATATAAGATAAAATTGAGGAACAAAGGTTTTTTCCATATATTATTTATAGTTGTAGATGACAAAAATCCAGGGCTTTTACCTGTGACAACTAATTTGAAGCCATTTGGTAAAAAGGCGGTAAAAAGGATTTTTGAAAGCAAAAGAAGGGGTATCTATAAAATTGGTCCTGTAACGGTAAAAATCAGGGACCCCTTTGGAATCCTTGAAATTAAAAAAACATTTAAAACAAATCATAAAATAACGGTATACCCGTTTATATACAATATCGCAGTTAAATTACCGGCGATGACCGCGATCGGAAACACAGAGGTAAAGAATAGGTCATATGAAGATTATACGAATTTATCCAATTTGCGTGAATATGTTGATGGTGATAGCTTAAAGAAAGTGCATTGGCGAATATCGGCAAAAAAACAGAAATTGTACGTGAAAGAATATGAATATACCGCATCAAATGAAGTCTATATGCTATGGGACTTGGATAAAGCACATTATGCTGATGATTATAACGGTGTGACTGATGAAAGAAGTGCAGAGTGTATGCTCTCACTTGCAAAATATTGTCTTATTAATGACGTACCAGTAAATCTTGTGGATTATGAGACAAGAAAGATACTCATTAGAGGTAAAAGCATAAAGGATTTTGATATATTTAAGACATCTACACTTTCAATATTTCCGGTTTTCAGCTATGATTTTAATGACTTTATTATAAGATGTCTTAAAAGCATACCATATGATTCGACGATAGCTATTATAACACCACATGTTGATGATAGTACCATCAATGGGCTATCAAATATTAGAATTCATAGAGACCTGATGATATTTTATACAGATAAAAATCTTATTGATCAAAGATTAAGAGACAAATTAGAAAAATTAAATGTAAAATTTATTCAGTGGGGAGTTAAAGATGCGAGTACCAACAAAAAAGAAGTTCAATATATTTGA